In Nicotiana tabacum cultivar K326 chromosome 11, ASM71507v2, whole genome shotgun sequence, a single window of DNA contains:
- the LOC107817887 gene encoding uncharacterized protein LOC107817887 encodes MRISFARMLVEVNVTKPLPEEIEVIDPKGRSFQQVVRYDWKPLFCNKCQVIGHVCPPAQRRNDAQQADQKQHSIMPSSSGIKVVETTHNKGKVVYDIPELSLQDFPVICSVPTKNGFESLHRGYRGSKSAPPDKEGGANKRYKQKELRKYLREKYITLAGLTETRVKEHKAHNGSNVVAPNWGLQNNYHSASNGRIWMLWDTSIYIVDKLREDTQLLHYQITMKSTGITCVLTVIYGYNTCEQMRTLWDALKEIAQGVTIPWLICEYFNVKGEYYTWTNKQQSSDRICSRLDRAFGNHDWMMQWGHVVMEYDVPLISDHTPIAPLFLAKSGFDK; translated from the exons ATGCGAATCTCTTTTGCTCGAATGCTAGTAGAAGTTAATGTGACAAAACCTTTGCCAGAGGAAATAGAAGTCATCGACCCTAAAGGGAGATCCTTTCAACAAGTAGTGAGGTACGATTGGAAGCCATTATTTTGCAACAAATGCCAAGTAATTGGCCATGTTTGTCCACCTGCACAAAGAAGAAATGATGCACAACAAGCAGATCAG AAACAACACTCCATTATGCCATCCTCAAGTGGAATAAAGGTTGTAGAAACCACTCATAACAAAGGGAAAGTAGTATACGATATACCGGAACTAAGCTTGCAAGACTTTCCTGTCATATGTTCAGTACCAACCAAGAATGGGTTTGAATCGTTACATAGAGGTTATAGAGGATCAAAATCAGCACCTCCTGACAAAGAAG GGGGTGCAAATAAGAGGTATAAACAGAAGGAACTGAGGAAGTATCTAAGGGAAAAATACATTACACTAGCAGGCCTGACTGAAACTAGAGTGAAAGAGCATAAAGCTCATAATGGTTCTAATGTAGTTGCTCCAAATTGGGGACTTCAAAACAACTATCATAGTGCTAGTAATGGCAGAATCTGGATGTTGTGGGATACTAGCATCTATATTGTTGATAAACTGAGAGAGGATACACAACTTTTACACTATCAGATTACTATGAAATCAACTGGTATAACATGTGTTCTAACTGTTATCTATGGTTATAACACATGTGAACAAATGAGAACCTTATGGGATGCACTGAAAGAAATAGCACAAGGCGTAACTATACCATGGTTGATTTGTGAGTATTTTAATGTG AAAGGGGAATACTACACATGGACAAACAAACAACAGAGTAGTGATAGAATATGTAGCAGGCTTGATAGAGCATTTGGCAATCATGATTGGATGATGCAATGGGGTCATGTAGTAATGGAGTATGATGTACCTTTAATCTCAGACCATACCCctatcgcgcccctttttctcgcaaaatcgggcttCGACAAGTGA
- the LOC142165724 gene encoding uncharacterized protein LOC142165724 yields MIEEGALEKKARAKWIQLGDSNTKYFSTVMKERSQRKQILELHSITGNRITDSKGIKREIVEFYKSLMGAAAQSFPAIDKMVFHKCPKFNQQQRIKLCKDVTPEEIYEGLYSIGDDKAPGVDRYNACFFKKAWPIIKDKVTEVVLEFFTTGKLYRAINCTAITLVPKTVNYSIVVNGEPTKSFNTAKGLKQGDPMSPFLIFIAMEYLSRNLANLKMVNEFKYHPRCAKLGITHLSFTDDLLLFAGGDLKSVQAVQQKFYQFTQVCRLQANLNKSEAYFGGVPTEDRQQILQLLGLSTGELPFKYLCVSLSTKKLSVLQWQPLIDKITAKTLSYAGRVQLVQSILFGIQAF; encoded by the exons ATGATTGAAGAAGGAGCTCTGGAAAAAAAAGCCAGAGCAAAGTGGATACAGCTAGGTGATTCCAATACTAAATATTTCTCAACTGTCATGAAAGAAAGGAGCCAAAGGAAGCAAATATTAGAGTTGCATTCTATCACTGGTAACAGAATAACTGACTCAAAAGGCATCAAAAGGGAGATAGTAGAATTCTATAAGTCACTGATGGGCGCTGCTGCTCAATCATTTCCTGCTATAGATAAAATGGTTTTTCACAAGTGTCCTAAATTTAATCAACAGCAAAGGATTAAATTGTGTAAAGATGTAACTCCAGAAGAAATTTATGAGGGTCTGTATTCTATTGGTGATGATAAGGCACCTGGTGTTGATAGGTACAATGCATGCTTCTTTAAGAAAGCATGGCCCATTATCAAAGACAAAGTCACTGAAGTTGTACTGGAATTTTTTACCACTGGAAAATTGTATAGGGCTATAAATTGCACAGCCATCACCTTGGTTCCTAAG ACAGTTAACTATTCTATTGTTGTTAATGGTGAGCCAACAAAATCATTCAATACTGCTAAGGGATTGAAACAGGGTGATCCTATGTCACCTTTTTTGATTTTCATAGCAATGGAGTATTTGAGTAGGAACCTGGCTAACCTTAAGATGGTAAATGAGTTTAAATATCACCCTAGGTGTGCCAAGCTAGGGATCACTCACCTAAGCTTTACTGATGACTTGTTGTTATTTGCCGGAGGAGATCTGAAGTCAGTTCAAGCAGTGCAACAGAAATTTTATCAGTTCACTCAAGTTTGTAGGCTCCAAGCAAACCTCAACAAGAGTGAAGCATATTTTGGAGGAGTTCCTACAGAAGATAGACAACAAATCCTTCAGCTTTTGGGCCTTTCTACTGGAGAACTACCCTTCAAATACCTATGTGTGTCTCTATCTACTAAGAAATTGAGTGTACTTCAATGGCAACCCCTCATTGATAAAATTACTGCAAAGACCTTGTCATATGCAGGAAGAGTACAGTTAGTTCAAAGTATATTGTTTGGTATCCAGGCTTTCTAG